The genomic DNA GCCGCCAGTGGTACAGCTGGCGCTCTGTCCGGCGCCGAAGCTGGAGCTGTTTTAGGTGTCGCCGGAGGCCCAATAGGCATCGCGATCGGGAGCGTCGCTGGGGCGATTTTAGGGGGGTTGTTTGGAGGGGTCGCTGGCGGTATCGCCGGGGCCACGCTCGGTGAACAGATCGATGACAAGGTACTGAATAACTATCAATGTCTAGACTGCGGTTACAGCTTCAGCGCTAATCGCTAACTCATCGAGTCAGCCCCTGTTTCACACGCAAACAGGGGCTCCCCCTTTGTCAAAGGACCTATTCCCATGGCTCATTTGATTGAACAAATGGCTTATGTTGGCGCAACTCCCTGGCACGGTCTGGGTAGTCGCCTTTCGCCAAAACAACCCATCGAAATCTGGCAGCGCGAAGCGGGTATGGACTGGAAGATCCAGGACAGCCCGGTGCATTTCAAATCCGATAGCTTCGGTGCACTTGGCTCAATTCACACCTTCCCTGACCAGAAGGTTCTCTACCGCTCCGATACTAAGGCCCCGTTGTCCGTAGTTTCTCAGCGCTACCAGGTCGTGCAGCCACGCGAGGTCTTGGAGTTCTATCGGGACCTCACTGAAGTATCGGGCTACGAGCTGGAAACGGCCGGCGTACTCAAAGGCGGTCGCAAGTTTTGGGCGCTGGCCCGCACTGGTCAAGGTACGACCTTGAAAGGCAACGATCAGGTCAATGGTTATCTCCTGCTGGCCACCTCCTGTGACGGTACCTTGGCTACCACGGCCACACCTACAACTGTGCGGGTAGTTTGCAATAACACGTTGACTATTGCGCTGGACGGTTCGGCCAAAGCGATCAAGGTGCCGCACAGCACGCGCTTCGATCCACAGGCGGTGAAAAAGCAACTCGGTATCGCCGTCTCGCAATGGGACAACTTCATGCACCGGATGCGAATGCTGTCTGAACGCAAAGTTCAGTGGCATGAAGCCATGGGGTTCTTCATGAACGTGCTGTGTGATGCCAATCCGAACACGCCACTACCGGCAGTACTTCCCAACGAGCGGGCGCTACGCAAGGTGCAAGGTCTATATGAAGGCCAGGGCCGCGGATCAACCTTGGAGTCAGCTCAAGGAACTGTCTGGGGCCTGCTCAATGCGGTGACCGAATATGTCGACCACGAACGGCGTGCGAGAAGCATCGAGTACCGCATGGATTCTGCCTGGTTCGGTCAAGGTGCACAGATCAAGCAACGGGCGCTGGAGGCGGCGCTACAACTGGCAGCTTAGGCCTGGTTTTCACTGTCCTCATCATCCCCTTCCCCATTCTGTTCTTCCACTCCCTAAGCGCCTGATCAGCCTCGTGCTGGTTGGGCGTTTTTTATGCCTCAAGGAAATGATTATGAGCACTCACTCCCTACAAAATCTCAGAACTAAACCCCGTCCTGCCTTACGCTTGGTCGGCACCAAACAACTGCCGCGTGAGGACTGGTTGACCGTGCGCAAGCAAGGCATCGGCAGTTCGGATGCCGCCGCCGCTGTGGGCCTGAACCCTTATAAATCACAGCTGGAACTGTGGATGGAAAAAACCGGGCGTGACGCCTTACTAACCATGCTCGATCCGCAGGATGAGGAAAGCCCCGCGTACTGGGGCAACATCCTGGAGCCGACTGTCGCATCCCATTACACCCGGCGCAGCGGTCATCGGGTCCGTCGGGTCAATGCGGTTCTGCAGCATCCTGATCCCAAACTGGCCTGGATGCTGGCCAATATCGACCGTGAGGTTATCGGTGCGTCAGAAGTGCAGATTCTCGAATGCAAAACCGCCGGCATAAACGGCGCACGTCTCTGGAAAGAAGGCGTGCCCGAGTATGTGCAGTTGCAGGTCATTCACCAGTTGGCCGTGACTGGCAAGCAGGCGGCGGATGTGGCGGTACTGCTCGGAGGTCAGCACCTGGAAATCCATCGCATTGAGCGCGATGAGTCACTGATAGCTCGGCTGATCGACCTGGAACGGCTCTTCTGGGATTACGTCGTCAGTGACACCCCACCGCCGGCAGACGGTTCGGCCTCAGCGGAGCAAGCTTTGCGCTGTCTGTATCCACAAGACAATGGACAAACCCTAGACTTTAGCCAGGACACACTGCTCTGCACGGCCTTTACCGAGCTGCAGAACGTGCGCAAGTCGATTGCTCTGCAGGAGGCGCAGGAAGCTCAACTTAAGCAAACACTGCAACAGGCCATAGGCGATGCCAGTCGGGCGACCTTCGCAACCGGCAGCATCACGTGGAAGAAAGCCAAAGACAGCTTGGCTCTGGATATCCCCCACCTGCTAAAAGAAAAGCCTCATCTGCAAGTTCGCTACTCGACCACCAAAGCCGGTAGTCGACGTTTTCTGCTGGCTTAAGCGATCGTTCGCTCCTCCCTTATCCCCGTGCCCTTTCCCTTCAATGCCACCCTGGTCGCTCGTGCGGTCTCGGTGGCGTTTTTATTTCAGTGACAGGAGAACTCCCATGCTCAAAGGTTTAGCCATCACACCGCCGGTTTTAGGCCGAATTTCCATCGGCAAAGTCGTCGAAAAGAACGGTAAGCGTCTGCCAGAAAAGGACGATCAATTTACCCTCACCTCCCAAGTACATAACCGTGACGGCTGGTTGCTGCATCCCCTTAACGAAGAACTGCGCAATGGTAAGGACGGCAAGCTGCGCAGCATTCCGATCCGGCTGCTGTTCAACGAGCCGGACCTCAACTTTCGGGCTGACTACAGCCTGTTCGACCGTAATACTGGCCGGCCGCTGTGCGTCGGCAATGGTGAGACCTGCAAGCGTCTCACCAAGGATGGTATTCAGTCGTTGCCCTGCCCTTCACCGGATGGCTGTTCACTGGCTCAAGGCAATGCCTGCAAACCTTACGGCCGGCTCAACGTGGTGATTGGCGATGACGATC from Pseudomonas tolaasii NCPPB 2192 includes the following:
- a CDS encoding YqaJ viral recombinase family protein, coding for MSTHSLQNLRTKPRPALRLVGTKQLPREDWLTVRKQGIGSSDAAAAVGLNPYKSQLELWMEKTGRDALLTMLDPQDEESPAYWGNILEPTVASHYTRRSGHRVRRVNAVLQHPDPKLAWMLANIDREVIGASEVQILECKTAGINGARLWKEGVPEYVQLQVIHQLAVTGKQAADVAVLLGGQHLEIHRIERDESLIARLIDLERLFWDYVVSDTPPPADGSASAEQALRCLYPQDNGQTLDFSQDTLLCTAFTELQNVRKSIALQEAQEAQLKQTLQQAIGDASRATFATGSITWKKAKDSLALDIPHLLKEKPHLQVRYSTTKAGSRRFLLA
- a CDS encoding DUF932 domain-containing protein: MAHLIEQMAYVGATPWHGLGSRLSPKQPIEIWQREAGMDWKIQDSPVHFKSDSFGALGSIHTFPDQKVLYRSDTKAPLSVVSQRYQVVQPREVLEFYRDLTEVSGYELETAGVLKGGRKFWALARTGQGTTLKGNDQVNGYLLLATSCDGTLATTATPTTVRVVCNNTLTIALDGSAKAIKVPHSTRFDPQAVKKQLGIAVSQWDNFMHRMRMLSERKVQWHEAMGFFMNVLCDANPNTPLPAVLPNERALRKVQGLYEGQGRGSTLESAQGTVWGLLNAVTEYVDHERRARSIEYRMDSAWFGQGAQIKQRALEAALQLAA